CCAGGCGGCGCTGGACGCGGTGCGGGCTCGTGTCGCCGAACTGGCGGGAAGCAACTAGCGGTGCTCGCCGGTGAGCCGGATCGTCCCGGTACCGACGACCCCGGGCGTGGACGGCGGATCGGAATCGACGTGGGAAGCGTCCGGATCGGGGTGTCCTCGAGTGATCCGGACGGGATTCTCGCCACCCCGGTGGAGACGGTGCCGCGGGCGAAGGACCGGGGTCCCGACGCGCCGGACATCCGGCGGATCGCCGACATTGTCACGGAATACGAGGCGGTGGAGGTTATCGTCGGTCTGCCGCGAACCCTGCGCGGAGAGCGGGGCAAGGCGGCGTCGGTCGCGGTGGCGTTCGCGACACGACTGCGTCGAGCCGTCGAGCCGGTACCGGTACGGTTGGCCGACGAACGGTTGACCACGGTGGCCGCGTCGCGTGCGATGCGGGACAGCGGAGTCGACGCCCGGGGCCAGCGCCAGGTCATCGACCAGGCCGCCGCGGTGGCGATATTGCAGGGATGGCTGGACGAGCGGAGCAGGTCGGTGCACATCGAGGACACGCGAGCAGACGAGAACGGGGGCGGGCCGTAGCCGTGAGTGATCAGTGGCGTCCTGTCGGGGAGAACGCACACTACGGCCGGCGTGCGCCGGGACCGGGCGATCGGTACGTACCGGAGGAGGGGCCCGAGTCCGCCGACACGGGCTATTCCGATCCGGGCTACGCGGAACCGGCGTACCAGGATTCGGGATACTCGGGCTACTCGGACTCGGGCTACTCGGACGCCGGCTATGCGGACGCCGGCTATGCGGACGCCGAGTACGAGGATCGGGAGTACCGCGACGGCTACGGCGAGTCCGCCGACTACGCCGATCCTCCTGAGTATGCCGATCGTCCCCCTTACACCGATCGCCCCCGGTACGACGACGAGACCCAGGTGATCCGGGCGATCCCCGCGGAGGTGGGGGTGGCCTCCCACGGGTCCCGTGCCCAGGCCCGCCGCCGGCGCCAGGCCAGCGACCGCCGCCGGCGCCGCGGAAAGTGGGTCGGCAGCCTCGCCGCGGTGATGGTTCTGGTCGTACTCGGTGGACTCCTGTTCGTCGGCGGCAAGGTGTTCTTCGGTGCCGACGACCCGCCGGCCGATTACGCCGGGCCCGGTGGTGAGCCGGTGGTCGTCGAGGTCAGCCCGGGGGACACCGCCGAGCAGATCGCCCGCTCGATGGCGGACAAGGATGTCGTGGCGAGCTCCAACGCGTTCTACCGCGCGGCGCTGCTGGACGAGGGAATGAACACCGTCCAACCCGGCTTCTACAGCATCCCGAGCCGGATACCCGCAGCACAGGCGGTCAGTGCGCTCGTCGCGCCCGGTGCGCGGGTCGGACACATGGTGATCTCCGAGGGACGCCAACTACACGACTCGCGGGACGTGCAGACCGAGGCGGTGAAGAAGGGGATCTACACGCTCATCGCGGAAGCGAGCTGCATCGGCGCCGAGGGAGCGCAGCAGTGCATCGAGTACGACGAGCTGAACACCGCCGGTGCCGGGGATCTCGCCGATCTCGGGGTACCCGACTGGGCTGCGGACGCGGTGGCGAACGTCCCGGACCGCGACCGGCAGCTGGAAGGACTCATCGCGGCCGGCAGTTGGGACTTCGACCCGACCGCGGACCCGACCGCGATCCTGCGCAAGCTCGTCACCGAGAGTGCGGCCGCGTACGAGGAGACCGGGATCCGTACCGCGGGTGGCCATGTCGGGATGACGCCGTACGAGGTGTTGATCTCCGCGTCCCTGGTCGAGCGTGAGGCGAAGCCGGACGACTTCGCCAAGGTCGCGCGGGTCATCGTGAATCGCCTCGCGATCGGCCAGCCGTTGCAGTTCGACTCCACCGTCAACTACTCCCTGGACACCACGGAACTGGCCACGACCGACGCCGACCGCGCCGAGGTCACGCCGTGGAACACCTACGCCAGCCCGGGACTGCCCGCCACGCCGATCGCGTCGCCGAGCATCGCGGCGCTGCAGGCGGCCGAGGCCCCCGAGCAGGGGGACTGGACGTACTTCGTCACCATCGACCAAGCCGGTACCACGCTGTTCTCCAACAGCTACGACGAGCATCTGTCGAACACCCGGCATGCTCTGCAGAGCGGAATTCTCGACAGTGGCCGCTGAGTTCTCCTCGGCTGGCCCGGCGTTCTCCTCGGCCGGCCCGGCGGCACCCGCGCGCAAGGCCGCTGTTCTCGGCTCACCGATCGCGCACTCGCGTTCCCCACAACTGCACCTGGCGGCGTATCGCGCTCTCGGACTTGTCGAGTGGACCTACGACCGGA
This genomic interval from Rhodococcus triatomae contains the following:
- the ruvX gene encoding Holliday junction resolvase RuvX; translation: MLAGEPDRPGTDDPGRGRRIGIDVGSVRIGVSSSDPDGILATPVETVPRAKDRGPDAPDIRRIADIVTEYEAVEVIVGLPRTLRGERGKAASVAVAFATRLRRAVEPVPVRLADERLTTVAASRAMRDSGVDARGQRQVIDQAAAVAILQGWLDERSRSVHIEDTRADENGGGP
- a CDS encoding endolytic transglycosylase MltG; its protein translation is MSDQWRPVGENAHYGRRAPGPGDRYVPEEGPESADTGYSDPGYAEPAYQDSGYSGYSDSGYSDAGYADAGYADAEYEDREYRDGYGESADYADPPEYADRPPYTDRPRYDDETQVIRAIPAEVGVASHGSRAQARRRRQASDRRRRRGKWVGSLAAVMVLVVLGGLLFVGGKVFFGADDPPADYAGPGGEPVVVEVSPGDTAEQIARSMADKDVVASSNAFYRAALLDEGMNTVQPGFYSIPSRIPAAQAVSALVAPGARVGHMVISEGRQLHDSRDVQTEAVKKGIYTLIAEASCIGAEGAQQCIEYDELNTAGAGDLADLGVPDWAADAVANVPDRDRQLEGLIAAGSWDFDPTADPTAILRKLVTESAAAYEETGIRTAGGHVGMTPYEVLISASLVEREAKPDDFAKVARVIVNRLAIGQPLQFDSTVNYSLDTTELATTDADRAEVTPWNTYASPGLPATPIASPSIAALQAAEAPEQGDWTYFVTIDQAGTTLFSNSYDEHLSNTRHALQSGILDSGR